From a single Gimesia fumaroli genomic region:
- the amt gene encoding ammonium transporter, with protein MDLHQQIDIVWILVCSIFVLFMQAGFCCLESGLSRSKNSIHVAIKNIVDVSVVGILFWIFGFGLMFGTTSGGLIGTSHFPYINSGTNVFLSAFFLFQLMLCVTATTIASGASAERMRFTAYVILSIVLGGLIYPVFGHWAWTSHFAGKAPGWLESLGFKDFSGSTVVHSIGAWAALASIMILGPRLGRFASEKSARKFKGHNLTLATTGVFILWIGWFGFNGGSEFGFTAHVPQILINTFLASAAGAITLLIWQFYQRKHIEIENILNGLLAGLVASSASCDVVAHTSAVMIGIVAAIVMECGTWILERSQLDDTIGVIPVHGFAGVWGTLAVAIFVPAEFLVHSRLHQFLVQLLGCAVCFIWCFSFCWVTLRIVSKYIRLRVTPEEEEIGLNISEHGATTEMYDLLNSMEQHIQGDSSPIEDLDEHSDVGLIAKQYNRVSEIRDQALNELKDRTDNLEIVRKELEEKAERLNQANKDAEAASRAKSEFLANMSHELRTPMTAVLGYTDLLVEESWGRPGSLKLLDVIKRNGNYLLDLINDILDLSKIESGKLTIETIEFSLLEKLKEIQSLMSVRAENQEIRFKLTFKGQIPKEIKSDPTRLKQILINLVGNAIKFTPDGGKVTMETSFVNSDAGPSKLLFKVQDTGIGMSAEQMKNLYQPFVQADSSTSRKFGGTGLGLAISKRLSNMLGGDLVCESVPQKGTEFTLTIGVGDQESLQLIDNPSAALKAIRVSNQDGIFAAGAAGEKIKGVCSVLLAEDGVDNQRLISTLLKKEGAQVMLAENGDIAVRRALNALENGKPFNVILMDMSMPVLDGYGATKMLREKGYDLPIVALTAHAMSGDRQKCIEAGCNDYTTKPVNREKLREIVHFYQSENPKTKPTQAMN; from the coding sequence ATGGATCTTCATCAACAAATTGACATCGTCTGGATTCTTGTTTGCAGTATTTTTGTCCTATTTATGCAGGCAGGATTTTGTTGCCTGGAATCCGGTTTATCCCGTTCAAAAAACAGCATTCATGTTGCGATAAAGAATATTGTTGATGTCAGCGTCGTTGGTATTCTGTTCTGGATCTTTGGTTTCGGGCTGATGTTCGGAACCACAAGTGGTGGTTTGATTGGCACGTCTCACTTTCCTTATATCAATTCCGGAACCAATGTATTTCTGTCTGCATTTTTTCTGTTCCAGTTGATGCTATGCGTGACCGCTACCACGATTGCCTCGGGAGCCTCGGCCGAAAGAATGCGTTTCACCGCGTACGTCATTCTTTCCATTGTTCTGGGTGGGTTGATTTATCCTGTCTTTGGACACTGGGCCTGGACCAGCCACTTTGCAGGTAAAGCGCCTGGCTGGCTCGAATCCCTGGGTTTCAAGGACTTCAGTGGCTCGACCGTGGTCCACTCAATTGGTGCCTGGGCTGCTTTGGCGTCGATCATGATTCTAGGACCGCGGCTGGGACGCTTTGCGAGTGAGAAAAGTGCTCGAAAATTCAAAGGTCATAACCTGACATTAGCGACAACCGGTGTGTTTATTCTCTGGATTGGCTGGTTTGGATTCAACGGCGGAAGCGAATTTGGTTTTACAGCGCATGTGCCTCAAATCTTAATCAATACCTTTCTGGCTTCGGCTGCGGGAGCCATTACCTTACTGATCTGGCAATTTTATCAGCGCAAACATATTGAGATTGAAAATATTCTGAACGGTCTGTTGGCCGGACTTGTGGCCAGCAGTGCCAGCTGCGATGTGGTCGCTCATACTTCGGCGGTCATGATTGGTATCGTGGCTGCAATCGTAATGGAATGTGGAACGTGGATCCTGGAACGAAGTCAACTGGATGACACGATTGGTGTGATCCCAGTACATGGTTTTGCCGGTGTCTGGGGAACGCTTGCCGTCGCGATCTTCGTGCCTGCAGAATTTCTCGTCCATTCACGTCTACACCAGTTCCTGGTCCAGCTGCTGGGCTGTGCCGTCTGTTTTATCTGGTGTTTCTCTTTCTGTTGGGTCACACTTCGCATTGTGAGCAAATACATTCGCCTGCGCGTGACACCTGAAGAAGAGGAAATAGGGTTGAATATCTCCGAACATGGTGCCACAACCGAAATGTATGATCTACTGAATTCGATGGAGCAGCACATTCAGGGTGATTCGAGCCCCATTGAGGATCTGGACGAACATAGCGATGTGGGATTGATCGCTAAACAATACAACCGTGTCTCTGAAATTCGAGATCAGGCTCTGAACGAACTCAAAGACCGAACAGACAATCTGGAAATCGTACGCAAAGAACTTGAAGAGAAAGCGGAACGACTGAATCAGGCCAATAAAGATGCCGAAGCCGCATCGCGTGCCAAGAGTGAATTTCTGGCGAATATGAGCCACGAATTACGGACGCCAATGACGGCCGTTCTGGGATATACCGATTTGCTGGTTGAAGAAAGCTGGGGACGTCCGGGCAGTTTGAAATTACTGGATGTGATCAAGAGAAATGGAAATTACCTGCTGGATCTGATTAATGACATTCTCGACCTGTCGAAGATTGAATCCGGCAAACTGACCATCGAAACAATTGAATTTTCATTACTGGAGAAGCTGAAAGAAATTCAGTCCTTGATGAGCGTTCGCGCTGAAAACCAGGAAATTCGCTTCAAGCTGACATTCAAGGGGCAAATACCAAAAGAAATTAAAAGTGATCCCACACGCCTCAAACAGATTCTGATCAATCTGGTTGGCAATGCCATTAAATTTACTCCTGATGGCGGAAAAGTAACTATGGAGACTTCCTTTGTGAACTCGGATGCAGGCCCCTCCAAGCTCCTGTTCAAAGTCCAAGACACAGGAATTGGAATGAGTGCCGAGCAGATGAAAAATCTGTATCAACCTTTCGTTCAGGCAGACTCTTCTACCAGTCGAAAATTCGGGGGAACCGGCTTGGGGCTGGCCATCAGTAAGCGTCTTTCTAATATGCTGGGGGGCGATCTCGTTTGTGAAAGTGTCCCTCAGAAAGGTACCGAATTCACACTCACCATCGGTGTCGGTGACCAGGAATCACTTCAGCTGATTGACAACCCGTCTGCAGCATTGAAAGCAATTCGCGTCAGTAATCAGGACGGCATTTTTGCTGCTGGCGCTGCGGGAGAAAAGATCAAAGGGGTTTGCTCCGTGCTCTTGGCCGAAGATGGGGTCGACAATCAACGTCTGATCTCAACCTTGCTCAAAAAAGAAGGAGCCCAGGTGATGTTGGCAGAAAACGGAGACATCGCCGTCAGACGGGCTCTCAATGCATTGGAAAACGGGAAACCCTTTAACGTGATCCTGATGGATATGTCGATGCCTGTTCTGGACGGATATGGTGCTACGAAAATGTTGCGGGAGAAAGGATACGATTTACCAATCGTTGCCTTAACCGCACACGCGATGAGCGGCGATCGTCAGAAATGTATTGAAGCCGGCTGCAATGATTACACGACCAAGCCTGTCAATCGGGAAAAGCTCCGGGAAATTGTGCACTTCTATCAATCTGAAAATCCGAAGACGAAACCAACTCAAGCGATGAACTGA
- a CDS encoding DTW domain-containing protein gives MSVSHPPTIIVVHPKERKSKCTVQSLRTREDFVFWKFPRKEPDKLTNYVRLGMGGPQISSADAESGLLVLDGTWRLAEKMEPAFEELPVRSLPAWETAYPRVSKQFDDPDSGLATIEAIFIAYQLMGYETEGLLEGYYWADEFLEKNRDQLS, from the coding sequence GTGTCTGTTTCACATCCCCCCACGATTATCGTCGTCCATCCCAAAGAACGAAAAAGTAAATGCACCGTGCAGTCTTTACGCACGCGAGAGGATTTTGTTTTCTGGAAATTTCCCAGGAAAGAACCTGACAAATTAACCAATTATGTCCGCCTGGGAATGGGGGGGCCGCAGATCAGTTCGGCTGATGCGGAATCGGGATTGCTGGTACTGGATGGAACCTGGAGACTGGCCGAAAAAATGGAGCCTGCGTTTGAAGAACTGCCGGTCCGCAGTTTGCCGGCCTGGGAAACGGCCTACCCACGCGTCTCCAAGCAGTTTGATGATCCGGACTCGGGGCTGGCGACTATCGAAGCGATTTTTATTGCCTATCAACTGATGGGATATGAGACGGAAGGCTTGCTGGAAGGTTATTACTGGGCTGACGAATTTCTGGAAAAAAATCGTGATCAGCTTTCGTAA
- a CDS encoding VWA domain-containing protein: protein MFEFALHPILAFGFASPWLLMGLLAAGIPVLIHLLHKRKFIETEWAAMKFLLIATRKYSRRVRFEQLLVLLVRSLILLLLAIAFSRPYWSVQGGFFESAAPIHRILVIDSSFSMRWEGDEQSLFEEAKTLAREQVSDSNTGDAFQLIQISNSSPQTLISRPSRQQTYVLDEIERMQPTEEYGNVSQALQTALDFLGQAQELGQKEVIVISDFQAQSWSPLQSDEGSSRIRSLLEAISKKATLVLKDVGLTEETNLAVIDFSSKSVFATMNQPVRFSVTLHNYGGLNQEQVKLQLFVDGQLVNQKQVNLPANTDTQTEFTHSFSKVGDHRLEVRLAEDRLPLDNRRWMVMPVKKEINVLLVNGRQSGEAMGRATDYLELALSPSLKEQPWQGIIKPHVISEGELTNTELSLYDAVVICDVALFTENERDLLKRYVKRGGGLIISLGEQVNAENYNQTIFQPDSGLLPLKLLNRRGDADKPTTLFEFDPLKYQHPVIEIFKGNPDAGLETTHLYEYFQTEILPDPNTRLILNFDTNDPAVIESTLGRGKIIMITTSLDRYWGTWAIWPSFPPMMNEFVLYAATGKWGKRESLVGQPLEIVTQENQRTLSPRMMTPGDQEFPLRSVLEKDSESRTISFNQTFQSGIYELDWGASTAEKTLFAVNVSSLESDLRHIGPQVIPPQYFRSQARASSVSDEQPQEQSSEAGLSEILLLTVLALIVVEQLLLWRFSVGALSFLAVMLVCCLSLFLQR, encoded by the coding sequence ATGTTCGAATTCGCATTGCATCCCATTTTAGCATTTGGTTTCGCCAGCCCCTGGTTATTAATGGGGTTGTTGGCGGCGGGGATACCGGTCCTGATCCATTTGCTACATAAACGAAAGTTTATAGAAACGGAATGGGCGGCGATGAAATTTTTGTTGATCGCGACCAGAAAATATTCCCGACGAGTCCGTTTCGAACAGTTGCTGGTGTTGCTGGTTCGCAGTTTGATTCTGTTACTCCTGGCGATTGCGTTTTCCCGACCTTACTGGTCTGTACAAGGCGGTTTTTTCGAATCTGCGGCCCCCATTCATCGGATCCTGGTGATCGATTCCTCGTTCAGTATGCGCTGGGAGGGTGACGAACAGTCGCTGTTCGAAGAAGCCAAAACGCTGGCCCGTGAGCAGGTTTCCGATTCGAACACAGGAGATGCCTTTCAACTGATTCAGATTTCGAATTCCTCGCCGCAGACTCTGATTTCCCGGCCTTCGCGCCAACAGACGTATGTCTTAGATGAAATCGAACGCATGCAGCCAACAGAGGAATATGGGAACGTAAGTCAAGCCCTGCAGACGGCACTTGATTTTCTGGGACAGGCGCAAGAACTAGGGCAGAAGGAAGTCATTGTCATCAGTGATTTTCAAGCACAAAGCTGGTCGCCTTTGCAATCAGACGAGGGAAGCTCGCGAATTCGGTCTTTGCTGGAAGCGATTTCCAAAAAAGCGACCTTGGTTCTCAAAGATGTCGGTCTGACAGAAGAAACAAATCTGGCGGTGATCGATTTTTCCAGCAAGTCCGTGTTTGCCACAATGAATCAGCCAGTTCGATTTAGTGTCACCTTACATAATTATGGCGGATTGAATCAGGAGCAGGTGAAGCTGCAACTGTTCGTCGATGGTCAACTGGTCAATCAAAAACAGGTGAACCTGCCTGCCAATACGGATACGCAGACCGAATTCACACATAGTTTCTCCAAAGTCGGAGACCATCGGCTGGAAGTCAGGCTCGCTGAGGATCGACTGCCTCTGGATAATCGGCGCTGGATGGTGATGCCTGTCAAGAAAGAAATTAACGTGTTGCTCGTGAATGGACGGCAATCAGGCGAAGCGATGGGCCGTGCTACCGATTATCTGGAACTCGCGTTATCTCCTTCTTTGAAGGAGCAACCCTGGCAGGGGATTATCAAGCCGCACGTGATCAGTGAAGGCGAACTCACAAATACAGAATTGAGCCTGTACGATGCCGTCGTAATTTGTGATGTTGCACTCTTTACAGAGAACGAGCGGGATCTGCTCAAACGCTATGTGAAACGCGGGGGCGGGCTGATCATCAGCCTGGGAGAACAGGTTAACGCTGAAAATTATAATCAGACAATCTTCCAGCCAGACAGTGGTTTACTGCCTTTGAAGTTATTGAACCGTCGTGGTGATGCGGATAAGCCGACGACGCTATTCGAATTTGACCCGTTGAAATATCAGCATCCGGTGATCGAGATTTTCAAAGGAAATCCGGATGCCGGCCTGGAGACCACACATCTCTATGAATATTTCCAGACGGAAATTCTGCCCGATCCCAATACGCGTTTGATTCTGAATTTCGATACGAATGACCCGGCGGTAATCGAGAGCACACTCGGTCGCGGCAAGATTATTATGATCACAACGTCCTTGGATCGGTATTGGGGAACGTGGGCCATCTGGCCGAGCTTTCCACCGATGATGAATGAATTTGTGCTCTATGCCGCAACGGGAAAATGGGGCAAGCGCGAGTCGCTCGTTGGTCAGCCGCTGGAAATAGTAACACAGGAAAATCAACGGACGCTCTCTCCACGGATGATGACTCCCGGGGATCAGGAGTTTCCGTTAAGAAGCGTTCTTGAGAAAGATTCCGAATCCAGAACGATTTCCTTCAATCAGACCTTCCAGTCAGGAATTTATGAATTAGACTGGGGAGCCTCGACTGCTGAGAAGACACTCTTTGCGGTGAATGTGTCTTCGCTGGAAAGCGATTTGAGGCACATCGGCCCCCAGGTGATTCCACCACAATATTTTCGAAGCCAGGCCAGGGCGTCGAGTGTGTCGGATGAACAACCACAGGAGCAGAGTTCCGAGGCCGGTCTGTCTGAAATCCTGCTGCTGACTGTACTGGCTTTAATTGTGGTAGAGCAGTTATTACTCTGGCGGTTTTCCGTCGGCGCACTCTCATTTCTGGCTGTGATGCTGGTATGCTGCCTGAGTCTGTTTTTGCAGCGTTGA
- a CDS encoding DUF58 domain-containing protein, protein MEDYHKYLDPQTLAKIQNLDLAARQIVEGYVSGSHKSPFHGFSAEFAQHREYSVGDDLRYVDWKVYAKSDRYYLKQYEAETNFTCYILLDCSESMRYQSANAALSKWEYGRLVAAALAYVVIKQQDAAGLCTVNDQVLEFLRPSSQPTHLKQMYYTMEHTEPSGESGLGKVFHELAERISRRSLIIIISDLFDDLDSVMLGLKHFRHRKHDVSLLQVIDPAEQDFPFQEPVLFKGLENLPEQMAEPRSLKKAYQAEFEKFLQTVRRGCRDLKMDYGLVRTDQSLDVALSTFLSHRQSRIGS, encoded by the coding sequence ATGGAAGATTACCACAAGTATTTAGATCCGCAGACGCTCGCTAAAATCCAGAACCTGGACCTCGCGGCGCGGCAGATTGTGGAAGGCTATGTCTCTGGTTCCCACAAAAGCCCCTTTCACGGGTTTTCCGCTGAATTTGCACAGCACCGCGAATATTCGGTCGGCGATGACTTGCGCTACGTCGACTGGAAAGTATATGCCAAGTCGGACCGTTATTATCTCAAACAGTACGAAGCCGAGACAAACTTTACCTGTTATATCCTGCTCGATTGCAGTGAATCGATGCGTTATCAATCTGCCAATGCTGCATTATCAAAATGGGAGTATGGCAGACTGGTCGCGGCGGCACTCGCTTACGTTGTCATCAAGCAACAGGATGCCGCCGGACTCTGTACGGTGAATGATCAGGTGCTTGAATTTCTGAGACCTTCCAGTCAACCGACCCATTTGAAGCAGATGTATTATACGATGGAACATACCGAGCCATCCGGTGAATCGGGGCTGGGGAAAGTGTTTCATGAACTGGCCGAACGAATTTCGCGACGCAGCCTGATCATTATCATCAGCGATCTGTTTGATGATCTTGACTCGGTGATGTTAGGATTGAAGCATTTTCGTCATCGCAAACATGATGTCAGCTTGTTGCAGGTGATTGATCCGGCTGAACAGGACTTTCCGTTTCAAGAGCCAGTCCTGTTTAAAGGACTGGAAAACCTGCCCGAACAGATGGCCGAACCGCGCTCGCTGAAGAAAGCATATCAGGCAGAGTTCGAGAAGTTTTTACAAACCGTGCGGCGAGGCTGCCGTGATCTGAAAATGGATTACGGTCTGGTCCGCACCGATCAGTCACTGGATGTGGCATTGTCGACTTTCCTGTCACATCGCCAGTCAAGAATTGGTTCTTAG
- a CDS encoding AAA family ATPase, translating into METSDLEAVEKLHQAYERLMQEVNRVVIGQHQVVEELLISLLAGGHCLLVGVPGLAKTLIVHTLADTLNLSFNRVQFTPDLMPADITGTDVIQEDKSTGNRDFKFLPGPIFSNVVLADEINRTPPKTQAALLEAMQEHQVTAGGRKHKLPDPFFVLATQNPIEQEGTYPLPEAQLDRFMFEVKVDYPSEEEEFAIVRQTTSDDSYSVKKVLDLDELLSFQSLVRKVPVADHIIRYAMQFARMTRIRPGEDPSAEEVPDFIREFVSWGAGPRASQNLILGAKARAILHGKLYVSTDDVRAVAHPVLRHRIITNFNAEAEGMTPDKIVDRLIQLISVDSSQEKLDGRLPQVFRSADAR; encoded by the coding sequence ATGGAAACTTCCGATCTGGAAGCCGTTGAAAAATTACATCAGGCATACGAACGACTGATGCAGGAAGTGAATCGGGTCGTCATCGGACAGCATCAGGTTGTCGAAGAACTATTGATCTCTTTGCTGGCGGGCGGGCATTGTCTGCTGGTGGGCGTGCCCGGTCTGGCGAAAACATTAATCGTACATACACTCGCCGATACCTTGAACCTGTCGTTCAATCGTGTGCAGTTTACTCCCGATCTGATGCCTGCAGATATCACGGGAACCGATGTTATTCAGGAAGACAAAAGCACCGGCAATCGGGATTTCAAATTTCTACCCGGCCCCATCTTTTCAAATGTGGTCCTGGCGGATGAGATCAACCGTACGCCCCCCAAAACACAAGCGGCTCTCCTGGAAGCGATGCAGGAGCATCAGGTCACAGCGGGCGGACGCAAACACAAACTACCCGACCCCTTCTTTGTGTTGGCGACACAGAATCCGATTGAGCAGGAGGGAACCTACCCGCTGCCAGAAGCCCAGTTGGACCGCTTCATGTTTGAAGTCAAAGTCGATTATCCCAGTGAAGAGGAAGAATTCGCTATTGTGCGGCAGACTACATCCGACGATTCCTACTCTGTGAAGAAAGTGTTGGATCTGGATGAGTTGCTGTCGTTTCAATCTCTGGTTCGCAAAGTACCCGTGGCCGATCATATTATCCGCTATGCGATGCAGTTCGCGAGGATGACGCGCATCAGGCCCGGCGAAGATCCGAGCGCGGAAGAGGTGCCCGACTTCATTCGCGAGTTTGTCAGTTGGGGCGCCGGACCCCGTGCCAGTCAGAATTTGATTCTAGGGGCCAAAGCTCGAGCAATTCTTCACGGGAAGTTGTATGTGAGCACGGATGATGTGCGTGCGGTGGCTCATCCGGTTTTGAGGCACCGGATCATTACGAATTTCAACGCGGAAGCAGAGGGAATGACGCCCGATAAAATTGTGGACCGCTTGATTCAACTCATCTCTGTCGATTCCTCTCAGGAAAAACTTGATGGAAGATTACCACAAGTATTTAGATCCGCAGACGCTCGCTAA
- a CDS encoding alpha/beta hydrolase family protein — translation MSGSKQTIDQFETLSRRAFIKTGAISLVGLSLLENLVIQELAAAPKKPDQTVPALNRFPRMVQEYFVGRVREQEAKTIARLDSLKTKADAEEYVRSVQKRIQEAFGPNPERTPLKARITKTTDRDTYTIENVIFESRPGFLVTANLYIPKGITKPVPGVVGTCGHSHNGKAETAYQSFSQGLARKGYVVLIYDPIGQGERVQYSGDDLKSTIGVGVREHLHGGNQQFLVGENLSMWRAWDGVRALDYLLTRKEVDPKQVGVTGNSGGGTMTTWLCGVEPRWSMAAPSCFVTTFRRNMENELPADTEQCPPKVLALELDHADFLAAQAPKPVRILSKERDYFDVRGAREAYLRLKRLYKLLGKEENVSHFVGPTYHGYSQENREAMYEWFNQATGVSSETKEPKLTIEKDETLWCTPKGSVADLGSKPIHVFTAERSKELAQQRKPKKGAALQSAVAETLRLKHAEGTPDYRILRNRGGKNYPLKYAITYAIETEPGIQAVVYRVSDERLYSRPPQNAGKQATLYVSHVSSDAELRDEPLLKTASQDKDRVLYTCDVRGIGESMPDTTNPNSFFTPYGSDYFYAAHSVMLDEPYVGQRTFDVLRTLDWMAANGHTDIHLIGRGWGALPATFAALFSPHVKQVTLKNALTSYSDIAETEHYHWPLSTLVPNVLTSFDMPECYAELKASKGLTQIAPWGAKGADS, via the coding sequence ATGTCGGGCTCAAAACAGACGATTGACCAGTTCGAAACTCTCTCACGGCGAGCTTTTATCAAAACTGGAGCCATCAGTCTGGTTGGTTTGAGTCTGTTAGAGAACCTGGTAATTCAGGAATTGGCTGCGGCCCCTAAGAAACCTGATCAAACAGTTCCTGCGTTGAATCGTTTCCCACGAATGGTGCAGGAATACTTTGTCGGTCGTGTCAGGGAACAGGAAGCCAAAACTATTGCGCGGCTGGATTCACTCAAAACAAAAGCGGACGCAGAAGAATATGTACGTTCTGTTCAGAAACGAATTCAGGAAGCATTCGGACCGAATCCGGAACGGACACCTTTAAAAGCCCGCATCACAAAAACGACAGACCGTGACACCTACACGATTGAAAATGTCATCTTTGAAAGTCGTCCCGGTTTTCTGGTCACGGCGAATCTTTATATTCCCAAAGGAATCACAAAGCCGGTTCCCGGCGTGGTGGGGACCTGTGGTCACTCGCATAACGGAAAAGCAGAAACGGCCTACCAGTCGTTTTCACAAGGCCTGGCTAGAAAAGGCTATGTCGTTCTGATTTATGATCCGATCGGGCAGGGAGAGCGGGTTCAATATTCCGGCGACGATTTGAAGTCGACGATTGGCGTCGGTGTTCGCGAGCATCTGCACGGCGGAAATCAGCAATTTCTGGTCGGCGAAAATTTGTCGATGTGGCGTGCCTGGGATGGCGTTCGCGCACTGGACTATCTGTTAACTCGCAAAGAGGTCGACCCCAAACAGGTAGGGGTCACCGGAAACTCGGGTGGCGGAACGATGACAACCTGGCTGTGTGGGGTCGAACCCCGCTGGTCGATGGCTGCTCCCAGTTGTTTCGTGACCACATTCCGACGTAACATGGAGAACGAACTTCCCGCTGATACCGAACAGTGTCCGCCGAAAGTGTTAGCCCTGGAACTGGATCACGCCGACTTTCTGGCCGCACAAGCACCCAAGCCCGTTCGGATTCTGAGCAAAGAACGCGATTATTTCGATGTCCGCGGTGCCCGGGAAGCTTATCTGCGACTGAAACGGCTATATAAACTGCTGGGTAAAGAAGAAAACGTATCACATTTTGTCGGACCAACCTATCATGGCTATTCGCAGGAAAATCGCGAAGCCATGTATGAATGGTTCAATCAGGCGACCGGTGTCTCCAGCGAAACCAAAGAGCCCAAACTGACGATCGAAAAAGATGAAACCCTGTGGTGCACTCCCAAAGGGTCTGTCGCGGATCTTGGTTCCAAACCGATTCATGTCTTTACTGCCGAACGATCGAAGGAACTGGCGCAGCAACGGAAACCCAAAAAAGGGGCAGCCCTGCAGTCTGCTGTAGCGGAAACACTCCGCTTGAAACATGCCGAGGGGACTCCCGACTATCGCATCCTGCGCAACCGGGGCGGAAAAAACTATCCGCTGAAATATGCGATTACCTATGCGATCGAAACAGAGCCCGGCATTCAGGCAGTCGTTTATCGCGTGTCTGATGAGCGGCTCTATTCTCGACCTCCACAAAATGCGGGTAAACAGGCGACCTTGTATGTTTCCCATGTTTCATCGGATGCAGAACTGCGGGACGAGCCACTGTTGAAAACCGCCAGTCAGGACAAAGACCGTGTGCTTTATACCTGTGATGTGAGAGGGATTGGAGAGTCGATGCCGGATACGACCAATCCAAATTCGTTTTTTACTCCTTATGGAAGTGATTACTTCTACGCCGCGCATTCGGTGATGTTGGATGAACCTTACGTCGGGCAAAGAACATTTGATGTACTGCGCACCCTCGATTGGATGGCTGCGAACGGGCATACCGATATTCATCTGATTGGTCGGGGCTGGGGCGCATTGCCGGCGACATTTGCTGCCTTGTTCTCTCCCCATGTCAAGCAGGTCACGTTGAAAAATGCGTTGACCTCCTATAGCGATATCGCAGAGACGGAACACTACCATTGGCCTTTGTCAACATTGGTACCTAATGTATTGACGTCCTTTGATATGCCAGAATGCTATGCAGAACTGAAAGCAAGCAAAGGTCTTACGCAAATTGCTCCCTGGGGGGCAAAAGGCGCCGACAGCTAA
- a CDS encoding AAA family ATPase, protein MEVSSQQETAELVKILHENISSVLIGKPEVVQLAIVTLLAEGHILIEDAPGVGKTSLAKAIAKSLDCNYKRVQFTPDMLPSDILGSNVFLPNLGEFEFRKGPIFSNILLADEINRTPPRTQSALLEAMNEGQVSVEGQTIPLQPPFFVLATQNPFEFEGTYPLPENQLDRFMMCIDIGYPERSIERDVLIQHRSGEPVNTLQPVLTVKQLREMQQAVSNVRVDDSLTDYILEIVDTTRHHPELTLGVSTRGAITFSHAAQSKAFTEGRDYVIPDDIKELAVPVLAHRVITKSLVRENQRTRASEIIRQILQQAAAPG, encoded by the coding sequence ATGGAAGTTAGTTCCCAGCAAGAAACTGCAGAACTGGTCAAAATTCTTCACGAAAATATTTCCAGTGTCCTCATCGGCAAACCAGAAGTTGTGCAGCTCGCTATTGTGACATTATTGGCGGAAGGCCATATTCTGATCGAAGATGCGCCGGGTGTAGGGAAAACGTCATTAGCCAAAGCCATCGCGAAAAGTCTGGACTGCAACTATAAACGGGTTCAATTCACGCCGGACATGCTGCCTTCTGATATTCTGGGGTCGAATGTCTTTCTTCCCAATCTGGGTGAATTTGAATTTCGTAAAGGTCCGATTTTTTCCAACATCCTGCTGGCAGATGAAATCAACCGTACGCCGCCCCGCACACAAAGTGCTCTGTTGGAAGCAATGAATGAAGGTCAGGTGAGTGTGGAAGGGCAAACCATACCACTGCAGCCCCCCTTCTTCGTTCTGGCGACGCAAAATCCGTTTGAATTTGAAGGCACCTATCCTTTACCGGAAAACCAACTTGACCGCTTCATGATGTGTATCGACATCGGCTACCCCGAACGATCAATTGAACGGGACGTACTCATCCAACATCGATCGGGTGAACCAGTAAATACACTGCAGCCTGTTCTCACTGTTAAACAGTTACGCGAAATGCAACAGGCCGTCAGCAATGTGCGCGTCGATGACTCTTTAACGGATTACATTCTGGAAATTGTGGACACGACCCGCCACCACCCGGAACTCACATTAGGGGTCAGTACCCGTGGTGCGATCACCTTTTCCCATGCCGCCCAGAGCAAAGCGTTTACGGAAGGACGTGACTATGTCATACCGGACGACATCAAAGAGTTAGCAGTCCCCGTCTTAGCACACCGGGTCATTACCAAATCACTGGTGCGTGAAAACCAGCGGACCCGCGCGAGTGAAATCATTCGCCAGATTTTACAACAGGCTGCGGCTCCGGGATAA